TTGCTTGAGTATATTTAAGTTTGCTGTTAGTACATTTAAAATTTCTTCACTATCTACAGCGATAAATTCACGAACGATCATTTTGCGTAAGCCGACAACCGCTTTTAAGGGTGCATCCATCTCTTCTGTAATCACTTTTTCATCAACGAAAATATCGATAATGTCTTCGTAGCTTCCAGGATCACGCATAATAAAGCCGTCAATCACCAAGTTTCCTACATCCATCATCGCTTCCATTACATTATGGCCGATTCGTTGTAATGCCAGCTTATGAATATCATCTGCCAACCAGTTTTCAGTCGATTCAAAGATCGACAGTAACTCGTCCAAGTGTGCTAAGTTGTTTGTAATTTTATTTCTATCTACGAAGTACATAGATAAAGCCTCCATTCAATCAATAAAAGTTGATAGTGTTTTCCTTTATATAGTACCATATTCTATAGAGATGGAAGGGGTACAAAACAAAATGGAACGATTTTTCTTATATGATGATGTAGAAGATACAAAAACGCGCTTCGTCAGCTTTGCCGGAAAAACTCAGCGCTATGATTTAGCCATATTGCAAAGCAGTCGCTTTTTCGGAAAAGTGCTCGTTCTTGATATCCAGTTTGGCCGTTTTGCCATTATTGGAGCAGATGATGTGGAAGAACCTGGGTATTTAGAACATGTATACAACCGTACAGAAGAAGAAACGGAAGACTTACGTGAATATTTACGTGAACTATTAAGCTAAAAAAAGAGGGGGCGCTATACGGCGCCTCCTCTTTTGTACGTTATTCAGCTGATTCAACCGGCTCTTCTGCCTCAGTTTGTTGTGCAACGATTTGTTCTTTCTTTTGTTCTTGTGCACGGCCTGTTTTTTGAAGTATAAAATAGGCGCATCCAAAATTACAATATTCGTACAAATAGTCTTGAATCGTACTAATTTTTGTATCAAACGTGGATTTTTGATTTTTATCGTCAAAAAATCCTTTTAAACGTAGCTGACCGTAACCCCAGTCCCCTACAATATAATCATATTTCGATAAAATATCTGAGTATCGTGCGATAAATGCATCTTCTTGAAAACCTTCCCGCACATTTTCGATCACTTCATAAACATACCCATCTGCAATAATCAAACTAGACACCACCTATCTATTTCCATGTTAATGAATATTGAACCTGAAAGCAATATTCACAACAAATTTTGTAGGTAAATATGGTGAAATCAGCTATAGTCCGTCTATCGGCGAGTATTAAAATGCCCGCATAGATAAGTTAAACGTCTATTTTTCTACAATGTAACACTTGATTGTTTTGCTGCATTCACTTGTTCATCCGCATGGTAACTACTGCGTACTAATGGACCTGCTTCACAATGGCTGAAGCCTTTTTCCATAGCGATTTTACGCAGCTTGCCAAACTCGATTGGAGAGTAATATTTTTTTACTGGCAAATGTTTTTTTGTCGGCTGTAAATATTGGCCGATTGTCATAATATCAACATTGTTTGCACGCAGGTCATCCATTACTTCATAGATTTCCTCTAACGTTTCTCCTAAACCAATCATTAAAGAAGATTTTGTCGGTATAGTTGGCTGCATTTCTTTTGCTCTGCGTAAAAACTCCAGTGAACGGTCATATGTCGCTTTTGCCCGAACACGTGGTGTCAGACTGCGTACTGTTTCAATATTATGGTTTAAAATGTCCGGCTTTGCGTCCATTAATATGCGTAAACTTTCTTCACGACCGCTTAAATCAGATGGTAGTACTTCCACAGAAGTTAACGGGCTTTTACGGCGGATTGCACGCACCGTTTCTGCCAATACTTCCGCGCCCCCGTCTTTCAGGTCATCACGCGCTACCATTGTAATAACAACATGCTTTAAATTCATTAACGCAACAGAATCTGCTACGCGCTCTGGTTCAGCCAAGTCCAATTCATTAGGCAAACCTGTTTTAACTGCACAGAAACGACATGCACGCGTACATACAGAACCTAAAATCATCATTGTTGCTGTACGACGCTCACCCCAGCATTCATGAATATTCGGGCAGCGAGCTTCCTCACATACCGTATGCAAGTTATTGTCCCGCATTAATTTTTTTAGTGCTTTGTATTCGTCATTGGTATTTAGCTTAATTTTTAGCCACTCCGGTTTGCGCAAGTGTTCTTCTCT
This portion of the Solibacillus isronensis genome encodes:
- a CDS encoding YutD family protein — encoded protein: MIIADGYVYEVIENVREGFQEDAFIARYSDILSKYDYIVGDWGYGQLRLKGFFDDKNQKSTFDTKISTIQDYLYEYCNFGCAYFILQKTGRAQEQKKEQIVAQQTEAEEPVESAE
- a CDS encoding DUF86 domain-containing protein, whose amino-acid sequence is MYFVDRNKITNNLAHLDELLSIFESTENWLADDIHKLALQRIGHNVMEAMMDVGNLVIDGFIMRDPGSYEDIIDIFVDEKVITEEMDAPLKAVVGLRKMIVREFIAVDSEEILNVLTANLNILKQFTPKVHDYLTNELGPVSAFLPEDEA
- a CDS encoding DUF3055 domain-containing protein, translated to MERFFLYDDVEDTKTRFVSFAGKTQRYDLAILQSSRFFGKVLVLDIQFGRFAIIGADDVEEPGYLEHVYNRTEEETEDLREYLRELLS
- the lipA gene encoding lipoyl synthase, giving the protein MTSCKPTNPREEHLRKPEWLKIKLNTNDEYKALKKLMRDNNLHTVCEEARCPNIHECWGERRTATMMILGSVCTRACRFCAVKTGLPNELDLAEPERVADSVALMNLKHVVITMVARDDLKDGGAEVLAETVRAIRRKSPLTSVEVLPSDLSGREESLRILMDAKPDILNHNIETVRSLTPRVRAKATYDRSLEFLRRAKEMQPTIPTKSSLMIGLGETLEEIYEVMDDLRANNVDIMTIGQYLQPTKKHLPVKKYYSPIEFGKLRKIAMEKGFSHCEAGPLVRSSYHADEQVNAAKQSSVTL